In Gossypium arboreum isolate Shixiya-1 chromosome 6, ASM2569848v2, whole genome shotgun sequence, the following are encoded in one genomic region:
- the LOC108458316 gene encoding probable disease resistance protein At5g63020, whose protein sequence is MGNCCSLQIGLENFILRGLDSIAGHANYVCKLQQTLPTLSAALQELRAQRNDLQSQVDLAEQRLLRPFEQVQLWLSKAETMITEAEKLIADGPQQMNNLCLGGCGSKNYLSSYKFGKKVAEMLQELRDHKRDGAFEKVAENQPAASVVVRPEEQPIALESTIQKAWSCIMDKDAGIIGLYGLGGVGKTTLLTKLNNKFSTTPNDFEVVIWALASKDSDVGKIQDRIGRNLGISDHSWKNTSVDQKATYIYGVLRKKRFVVLLDDLWERVDLKQVGIPKPNQENGSKLIFTT, encoded by the coding sequence ATGGGCAACTGCTGCTCACTCCAAATTGGTTTAGAGAATTTCATCCTTCGTGGCTTGGATTCCATTGCTGGCCATGCTAATTACGTGTGCAAGCTTCAACAAACCCTTCCAACTTTATCGGCTGCACTTCAAGAACTGAGGGCACAAAGGAACGACCTGCAAAGCCAGGTTGATCTTGCAGAACAACGACTATTGAGGCCATTTGAGCAAGTTCAGCTATGGCTTTCAAAAGCAGAAACTATGATAACAGAGGCGGAAAAGTTGATTGCAGATGGCCCTCAACAAATGAATAACTTGTGTCTCGGTGGCTGTGGTTCCAAGAATTACTTATCTAGCTACAAGTTTGGTAAAAAAGTGGCCGAAATGCTTCAAGAATTAAGGGATCATAAGAGGGATGGAGCTTTTGAGAAAGTAGCGGAGAATCAGCCTGCAGCTTCAGTGGTAGTTAGACCTGAAGAGCAGCCGATTGCTCTAGAATCCACAATCCAAAAGGCATGGAGCTGTATCATGGACAAAGATGCGGGGATCATTGGCCTCTATGGCTTGGGGGGCGTTGGCAAGACAACACTCTTGACCAAACTCAACAACAAGTTCAGCACCACACCCAATGATTTTGAAGTTGTTATCTGGGCGTTAGCGTCTAAAGATTCTGATGTTGGAAAGATTCAAGACAGGATTGGTAGAAATCTTGGGATTTCAGATCACTCATGGAAGAATACAAGTGTTGACCAGAAAGCTACATATATCTATGGGGTGTTGCGCAAAAAGAGATTTGTTGTATTATTGGATGATTTATGGGAGAGGGTGGATTTGAAACAAGTTGGGATACCAAAACCAAACCAAGAAAACGGTTCCAAACTTATTTTTACTACTTGA
- the LOC108458747 gene encoding disease resistance protein SUMM2-like, whose product MGAQKKIKVECLETERAWELFQDNVGDETLNSHPDIPNLAKQVAERCGGLPLALIAIGRAMACKTTLGEWNYAIEMLKRWALPKMENEVFSLLKFSYDNLPNATMKCCFLYCCLYPEDYCIPKKRLVEYWFCEGLLNEFDRISEAQMQGNNIINSLLNACLLENGGEIDGEDCVKMHDVIRDMALWITHEFEATEDRFFVKAAAQLFEEPDVKAWESVKRMSIMANRIQVLKETPKCPNLRTLFLSQTELQVISNGFFQFIPHLTVLDLSRNIWLQVLPKEISELISLECLDLSRTGIVKLPIELKMLTKLKMLDLRYMDNLIKIPQQLISSFSKLQIFRMWSLRKKHYRNEDNVLNGGNEKLIEELKDLQRLNILWISTLCFGGFKNMEEMKMEKLHTWVSSSTNYTSCFHTLSAVKIIQCVKLRDMSWLILAPNLRDLVISWCPEMEEILSEEKLGEVAGVIGISYPKPFLKLESLRLHNLPKLKSIYWDALPFPCLKLVHIVACQELKELPSTQTVQKEISLPLGTQKLVGKSRMGK is encoded by the exons ATGGGAGctcaaaagaaaatcaaagtggAATGCCTGGAAACAGAGAGGGCTTGGGAATTGTTCCAAGACAATGTTGGAGATGAAACTCTTAACAGTCATCCAGATATTCCGAACCTAGCTAAACAAGTAGCTGAAAGGTGCGGTGGGCTGCCTCTTGCACTAATTGCAATCGGTCGTGCCATGGCTTGCAAGACAACACTTGGGGAATGGAATTATGCAATTGAGATGTTGAAGCGATGGGCATTGCCAAAAATGGAAAATGAGGTATTTTCACTTTTAAAATTCAGTTACGATAATTTGCCTAATGCCACAATGAAATGTTGCTTCCTATATTGTTGTTTGTATCCTGAAGATTATTGTATTCCCAAAAAGAGATTAGTGGAGTATTGGTTTTGTGAAGGGCTATTGAATGAATTTGATAGAATCAGTGAAGCTCAAATGCAAGGAAACAACATTATCAACTCTcttttgaatgcttgtttattGGAAAATGGTGGTGAAATAGATGGAGAAGATTGTGTGAAGATGCATGATGTGATCCGTGACATGGCTTTATGGATTACACACGAGTTCGAAGCAACAGAGGATAGGTTTTTTGTAAAAGCAGCGGCTCAATTATTTGAAGAACCGGATGTTAAGGCATGGGAAAGTGTAAAAAGAATGTCAATCATGGCAAATAGGATTCAAGTTCTCAAAGAAACACCCAAATGCCCTAACCTTCGAACCTTGTTTCTTAGCCAGACTGAGTTGCAAGTGATTAGCAATGGTTTCTTCCAATTTATACCTCATCTAACTGTTTTGGATTTgtcaagaaacatttggttacaAGTGCTGCCTAAGGAAATTTCGGAATTGATTTCACTAGAATGCCTTGATCTATCTAGGACTGGTATAGTAAAGTTGCCAATAGAGTTGAAAATGTTGACAAAACTAAAAATGTTGGACTTGAGATATATGGATAATCTCATAAAAATCCCACAACAATTGATATCTAGTTTTTCCAAGTTGCAAATATTCAGAATGTGGTCCCTGCGAAAAAAGCATTATCGTAATGAAGACAATGTTTTGAATGGGGGTAATGAAAAGCTTATAGAGGAGTTGAAAGATTTGCAACGTTTGAATATACTATGGATATCG ACACTATGTTTCGGCGGTTTCAAAAATATGGAGGAGATGAAAATGGAAAAGCTGCATACCTGGGTTTCTTCAAGTACTAATTATACTTCATGCTTTCACACATTGAGCGCAGTTAAAATCATTCAGTGTGTGAAATTGAGAGACATGAGCTGGTTGATTCTTGCTCCAAATTTAAGAGATCTTGTTATATCTTGGTGTCCAGAAATGGAAGAAATATTGAGTGAGGAAAAACTTGGTGAAGTTGCAGGTGTGATTGGAATTTCATACCCTAAACCATTTTTGAAGCTTGAATCACTTCGATTACATAATCTACCAAAATTGAAGAGCATATACTGGGATGCCCTACCCTTCCCATGTCTGAAACTTGTTCATATAGTGGCATGCCAAGAACTGAAGGAACTTCCCTCAACTCAGACAGTGCAAAAGGAAATCAGCTTACCACTAGGGACCCAAAAGTTGGTGGGCAAGAGTAGAATGGGAAAATGA
- the LOC108458746 gene encoding probable disease resistance protein At1g61310 isoform X2, producing MGNCCSLQIGLENFILRGLDSIAGHANYVCKLQQTLPTLSAALQELRAQRNDLQSQVDLAEQRLLRPFEQVQLWLSKAETMITEAEKLIADGPQQMNNLCLGGCGSKNYLSSYKFGKKVAEMLQEISNHKRNGAFEKVAENQPAASVLVRPEEQPIALEYTIQKVWSCIEDKDVGIIGLYGLGGVGKTTLLTKLNNKFSTTPNDFEVVIWALVSKDSGVGKIQDRIGETIGFSDGSWKKKRVDQKAVDIYRILNNKRFVVLLDDLWERVDLNQVGIPKPSQENGSKLIFTTRSLEVCGEMEAQKKIKVECLETEKAWELFRDKVGDETLNSHPDIHNLAKQVAERCGGLPLALITIGRAMACKKTLGEWKYAIEMLKRCALPKLENEMEKIV from the exons ATGGGCAATTGCTGCTCACTCCAAATTGGTTTAGAGAATTTCATCCTTCGTGGCTTGGATTCCATTGCTGGCCATGCTAATTACGTGTGCAAGCTTCAACAAACCCTTCCAACTTTATCTGCTGCACTTCAAGAACTGAGGGCACAAAGGAACGACCTGCAAAGCCAGGTTGATCTTGCAGAACAACGACTATTGAGGCCATTTGAGCAAGTTCAGCTATGGCTTTCAAAAGCAGAAACTATGATAACAGAGGCGGAAAAGTTGATTGCAGATGGCCCTCAACAAATGAATAACTTGTGTCTCGGTGGCTGTGGTTCCAAGAATTACTTGTCTAGCTACAAGTTTGGTAAAAAAGTGGCCGAAATGCTTCAAGAAATAAGTAATCATAAGAGGAATGGAGCTTTTGAGAAAGTAGCAGAAAATCAGCCCGCAGCTTCAGTGTTAGTTAGACCTGAAGAGCAGCCGATTGCTCTAGAGTACACAATCCAAAAGGTATGGAGCTGCATCGAGGACAAAGATGTGGGGATCATTGGCCTCTATGGCTTGGGGGGCGTTGGCAAGACAACACTCTTGACCAAACTCAACAACAAGTTCAGCACCACACCCAATGATTTTGAAGTTGTTATCTGGGCGTTGGTGTCTAAAGATTCCGGTGTTGGAAAGATTCAAGACAGGATTGGTGAAACTATTGGGTTTTCGGATGGATCCTGGAAGAAAAAAAGGGTTGACCAGAAAGCTGTAGATATCTATCGGATCTTGAATAACAAGAGATTTGTTGTATTATTGGATGATTTATGGGAGAGGGTGGATTTGAACCAAGTTGGGATACCAAAACCAAGTCAAGAAAATGGTTCCAAACTTATTTTTACTACTAGGTCTTTGGAGGTATGTGGTGAAATGGAAGctcaaaagaaaatcaaagtggAGTGCCTGGAAACGGAGAAAGCTTGGGAATTGTTTCGAGACAAGGTTGGAGATGAAACTCTCAACAgccatccagatattcacaatcTAGCTAAACAAGTAGCTGAAAGGTGCGGTGGATTGCCTCTTGCACTAATTACAATCGGTCGTGCCATGGCTTGCAAGAAAACACTTGGGGAATGGAAATATGCTATTGAGATGTTGAAGCGATGTGCATTGCCAaaattagaaaatgag ATGGAGAAGATTGTGTGA
- the LOC108458746 gene encoding disease resistance protein SUMM2-like isoform X1 encodes MGNCCSLQIGLENFILRGLDSIAGHANYVCKLQQTLPTLSAALQELRAQRNDLQSQVDLAEQRLLRPFEQVQLWLSKAETMITEAEKLIADGPQQMNNLCLGGCGSKNYLSSYKFGKKVAEMLQEISNHKRNGAFEKVAENQPAASVLVRPEEQPIALEYTIQKVWSCIEDKDVGIIGLYGLGGVGKTTLLTKLNNKFSTTPNDFEVVIWALVSKDSGVGKIQDRIGETIGFSDGSWKKKRVDQKAVDIYRILNNKRFVVLLDDLWERVDLNQVGIPKPSQENGSKLIFTTRSLEVCGEMEAQKKIKVECLETEKAWELFRDKVGDETLNSHPDIHNLAKQVAERCGGLPLALITIGRAMACKKTLGEWKYAIEMLKRCALPKLENEVFPLLKFSYDNLPNATMKYCLLYCCLYPEDYCIPKKRLVEYWFCEGLLNEFDRISEAQMQGDNIIGSLLNVCLLENGVIDGEDCVKMHDVIRDMAFWITREFEATEDSFFVKAGAQLFEEPDVKAWENVKRMSVMKNEIEVLKGTRKCPNLRTLFLSENVLDVINDGFFQFIPHLTVLDLSRNELLQVLPEGISQLVSLECLDLSNTGIEELPIELKALTKLKMLDLSYMPDLRKIPQHLISSFSKLQIFRMWSVRAIDNHDEDNVLKGGDEKLIEELKGLQRLNILSIEIKSVLCLERFLSFNLFRCWTRALQLEGFRESEVFNVLCLENLERLETLQLRYCFSMEEIKMEKLHTWVSSSTNYTSRFHTLSKVEIRGCSKLKDVTWVILAPNLRSLLVHWCEKIEEIVSEEKLDEVAGVIGIPYPKLFLKLESLFLFGLPKLKSIYRDALPFPCLTSILINACIELKKLPLNSDSAKGNLLSIKGDKFWWEEVEWEDEATRHTFLPSFEPLFVV; translated from the coding sequence ATGGGCAATTGCTGCTCACTCCAAATTGGTTTAGAGAATTTCATCCTTCGTGGCTTGGATTCCATTGCTGGCCATGCTAATTACGTGTGCAAGCTTCAACAAACCCTTCCAACTTTATCTGCTGCACTTCAAGAACTGAGGGCACAAAGGAACGACCTGCAAAGCCAGGTTGATCTTGCAGAACAACGACTATTGAGGCCATTTGAGCAAGTTCAGCTATGGCTTTCAAAAGCAGAAACTATGATAACAGAGGCGGAAAAGTTGATTGCAGATGGCCCTCAACAAATGAATAACTTGTGTCTCGGTGGCTGTGGTTCCAAGAATTACTTGTCTAGCTACAAGTTTGGTAAAAAAGTGGCCGAAATGCTTCAAGAAATAAGTAATCATAAGAGGAATGGAGCTTTTGAGAAAGTAGCAGAAAATCAGCCCGCAGCTTCAGTGTTAGTTAGACCTGAAGAGCAGCCGATTGCTCTAGAGTACACAATCCAAAAGGTATGGAGCTGCATCGAGGACAAAGATGTGGGGATCATTGGCCTCTATGGCTTGGGGGGCGTTGGCAAGACAACACTCTTGACCAAACTCAACAACAAGTTCAGCACCACACCCAATGATTTTGAAGTTGTTATCTGGGCGTTGGTGTCTAAAGATTCCGGTGTTGGAAAGATTCAAGACAGGATTGGTGAAACTATTGGGTTTTCGGATGGATCCTGGAAGAAAAAAAGGGTTGACCAGAAAGCTGTAGATATCTATCGGATCTTGAATAACAAGAGATTTGTTGTATTATTGGATGATTTATGGGAGAGGGTGGATTTGAACCAAGTTGGGATACCAAAACCAAGTCAAGAAAATGGTTCCAAACTTATTTTTACTACTAGGTCTTTGGAGGTATGTGGTGAAATGGAAGctcaaaagaaaatcaaagtggAGTGCCTGGAAACGGAGAAAGCTTGGGAATTGTTTCGAGACAAGGTTGGAGATGAAACTCTCAACAgccatccagatattcacaatcTAGCTAAACAAGTAGCTGAAAGGTGCGGTGGATTGCCTCTTGCACTAATTACAATCGGTCGTGCCATGGCTTGCAAGAAAACACTTGGGGAATGGAAATATGCTATTGAGATGTTGAAGCGATGTGCATTGCCAaaattagaaaatgaggtatttcCGCTTTTAAAATTCAGTTATGATAATTTGCCTAATGCCACAATGAAATATTGCCTCCTATATTGTTGTCTATATCCTGAAGATTATTGTATTCCCAAAAAGAGATTAGTGGAATATTGGTTTTGTGAAGGGCTGTTGAATGAATTTGATAGAATTAGTGAAGCTCAAATGCAAGGAGACAACATTATCGGCTCTCTTCTGAATGTTTGTTTATTGGAAAATGGTGTAATAGATGGAGAAGATTGTGTGAAGATGCATGATGTGATCCGTGACATGGCTTTTTGGATTACACGCGAGTTCGAAGCAACAGAGGATAGTTTTTTTGTAAAGGCAGGGGCTCAATTATTTGAAGAACCAGATGTTAAGGCATGGGAAAATGTAAAAAGAATGTCAGTGATGAAAAATGAGATTGAAGTTCTCAAGGGAACACGCAAATGCCCTAACCTTCGAACCTTGTTTCTTAGCGAAAATGTGTTGGATGTGATTAACGATGGTTTCTTCCAATTTATACCTCATTTAACTGTTTTGGATTTGTCAAGAAATGAACTTTTACAAGTGTTGCCTGAGGGAATTTCACAATTGGTTTCGTTAGAATGTCTTGATCTATCTAATACTGGTATAGAAGAGTTGCCAATAGAGTTGAAAGCGTTGACAAAACTAAAAATGTTGGACTTGAGTTATATGCCCGATCTCAGAAAAATCCCACAACATTTGATATCTAGTTTTTCCAAGTTGCAAATATTCAGAATGTGGTCGGTGAGGGCTATAGATAATCATGATGAAGACAATGTTTTGAAAGGAGGTGATGAAAAGCTTATAGAGGAGTTGAAAGGTTTGCAACGTTTGAATATACTAAGTATAGAGATAAAAAGCGTGCTTTGTCTAGAAAGATTTCTGAGCTTTAACTTGTTTCGGTGTTGGACCCGAGCACTACAACTTGAAGGTTTTAGAGAATCAGAAGTGTTTAATGTTTTATGCTTAGAAAATTTGGAGCGTCTAGAGACTCTACAACTCCGCTATTGTTTTAGTATGGAGGAGATAAAAATGGAAAAGCTGCATACATGGGTTTCGTCAAGTACTAATTATACTTCACGCTTTCACACATTAAGCAAAGTTGAAATTAGGGGATGTTCCAAATTGAAAGACGTGACTTGGGTGATTCTTGCTCCAAATCTAAGGAGTCTTCTTGTACATTGGTGTGAAAAAATAGAGGAAATAGTGAGTGAGGAAAAACTTGATGAAGTTGCAGGTGTGATTGGAATTCCATaccctaaattatttttaaagcttGAGTCACTTTTTTTATTTGGTCTACCGAAATTGAAAAGCATATATCGGGATGCCCTACCTTTTCCATGTCTGACAAGTATTTTAATAAATGCCTGCATTGAATTGAAGAAGCTTCCTCTCAACTCAGATAGTGCAAAAGGGAATCTGCTCAGCATTAAGGGAGACAAATTTTGGTGGGAAGAAGTAGAATGGGAAGATGAAGCCACTCGACATACTTTTCTCCCTTCTTTTGAGCCTTTGTTTGTTGTGTga
- the LOC108458745 gene encoding disease resistance protein SUMM2-like, translated as MGNCYSVQCSFENSLLRGWDFIVGHANYVCKLKQTLPTLSTALQELRAQRNDVQREVDVAEQRLLESFQGVQLWLSTAETIITEAEKLVSNGPQQMNNLCLGGCISKNCLSSYKFGKQVAEMLQKITDHKSKGAFKKVAENQPAASVVVRPEEQPIALESTIQKAWSCIMDKDVGIIGLYGLGGVGKTTLLTKLNNKFSTTTNDFEVVIWALVSKDFDVGKIQDRIGGNLGFPDGSWKNKHVDQKAVDIYRILSNKRFVVLLDDLWERVDLNQVGIPKPSQENGSKLIFTTRSLEVCGEMEAQKKIKVECLETEKAWELFRDKVGDETLNSHPDIHNLAKEVAERCGGLPLALITIGRAMACKKTLGEWKYAIEMLKRCALPKLENEVFRLLKFSYDNLPNATMKSCLLYCCLYPEDYCIPKKRLVEYWFCEGLLNEFDRISEAQMQGDNIIGSLLNVCLLENGGVIGGEDCVKMHDVIRDMAFWITREFEATEDSFFVKAGAQLFEEPDVKAWENVKRMSVMKNKIAVLKETPKCPNLRTLFLSQNELQMISNGFFQFIPRVTVLDLSGNGYLQVLPEGISQLVSLECLDLSLTGISELPIELKALTKLKMLDLSYMRNLRKIPQHLISSFSKLQIFRMCEVRDIDDHDEDNVLKGGDEKLIEELKGLQRLNILSIEIKSVLCLERFLSFNLFRCWTRALILKDFRESEVFNVLCLENLERLETLEFSDCDSMEEIKLEKLHTWVSSSTNYTSRFHTLSIVQIRGCSKLKDVTWVILAPNLRSLVVWQCIKMEEILSEEKLDEVAGVIGIPYPKPFLKLESLNLIYLPKLKRIYRDALPFPCLTFIRIYKCKELKKLPLNSDSAKGNLLSIKGEKFWWEKVEWEDKATRHAFLPSFKPFKRRY; from the coding sequence ATGGGCAATTGCTACTCCGTGCAATGTAGTTTCGAGAATTCCCTTCTTCGTGGCTGGGATTTCATTGTTGGCCATGCTAATTATGTCTGCAAACTTAAACAAACTCTTCCAACTTTATCCACTGCTCTTCAAGAACTCAGGGCGCAAAGAAATGACGTGCAACGGGAGGTTGATGTGGCTGAACAACGACTATTGGAGTCATTTCAGGGAGTTCAGCTATGGCTTTCAACAGCGGAAACTATAATAACAGAGGCGGAAAAATTGGTTTCAAATGGTCCCCAACAAATGAATAACTTGTGTCTCGGTGGCTGCATTTCCAAGAATTGCTTGTCTAGCTACAAGTTTGGTAAACAAGTGGCCGAAATGCTTCAAAAAATAACTGATCATAAGAGTAAAGGAGCTTTTAAGAAGGTAGCGGAGAATCAGCCCGCAGCTTCAGTGGTAGTTAGACCTGAAGAGCAGCCGATTGCTCTAGAATCCACAATCCAAAAGGCATGGAGCTGTATAATGGACAAAGATGTGGGGATCATTGGCCTCTATGGCTTGGGGGGCGTTGGCAAGACAACACTCTTGACCAAACTCAACAACAAGTTCAGCACCACAACCAATGATTTTGAAGTTGTTATCTGGGCGTTGGTGTCTAAAGATTTTGATGTTGGAAAGATTCAAGACAGGATTGGTGGAAATCTTGGTTTTCCGGACGGATCCTGGAAGAATAAACATGTTGACCAGAAAGCTGTAGATATCTATCGGATCTTGAGTAATAAGAGATTTGTTGTATTATTGGATGATTTATGGGAAAGGGTGGATTTGAACCAAGTTGGGATACCAAAACCAAGCCAAGAAAATGGTTCCAAACTTATTTTTACTACTCGGTCTTTGGAGGTGTGCGGCGAAATGGAAGctcaaaagaaaatcaaagtggAGTGCCTGGAAACGGAGAAAGCTTGGGAATTGTTTCGAGACAAGGTTGGAGATGAAACTCTCAACAgccatccagatattcacaatcTAGCTAAAGAAGTAGCTGAAAGGTGCGGTGGATTGCCTCTTGCACTAATTACAATCGGTCGTGCCATGGCTTGCAAGAAAACACTTGGGGAATGGAAATATGCAATTGAGATGTTGAAGCGATGTGCATTGCCAaaattagaaaatgaggtatttcGGCTTTTAAAATTCAGTTATGATAATTTGCCTAATGCCACAATGAAAAGTTGCCTCCTATATTGTTGTCTATATCCTGAAGATTATTGTATTCCCAAAAAGAGATTAGTGGAATATTGGTTTTGTGAAGGGCTGTTGAATGAATTTGATAGAATTAGTGAAGCTCAAATGCAAGGAGACAACATTATCGGCTCTCTTCTGAATGTTTGTTTATTGGAAAATGGTGGTGTAATAGGTGGAGAAGATTGTGTGAAGATGCATGATGTGATCCGTGACATGGCTTTCTGGATTACACGCGAGTTCGAAGCAACAGAGGATAGTTTTTTTGTAAAGGCAGGGGCTCAATTATTTGAAGAACCAGATGTTAAGGCATGGGAAAATGTAAAAAGAATGTCAGTGATGAAAAATAAGATTGCAGTTCTCAAAGAAACACCCAAATGCCCTAACCTTCGAACCTTGTTCCTTAGCCAAAATGAGTTGCAAATGATCAGCAATGGTTTCTTCCAATTTATACCTCGTGTAACTGTTTTGGATTTGTCAGGAAATGGATATTTACAAGTGTTGCCTGAGGGAATTTCACAATTGGTTTCGTTAGAATGTCTTGATCTATCTCTTACTGGTATATCAGAGTTGCCAATAGAGTTGAAAGCGTTGACAAAACTAAAAATGTTGGACTTGAGTTATATGCGCAATCTCAGAAAAATCCCACAACATTTGATATCTAGTTTTTCCAAGTTGCAAATATTCAGAATGTGTGAGGTGCGGGATATAGATGATCATGATGAAGACAATGTTTTGAAAGGAGGTGATGAAAAGCTTATAGAGGAGTTGAAAGGTTTGCAACGTTTGAATATACTAAGTATAGAGATAAAAAGCGTGCTTTGTCTAGAAAGATTTCTGAGCTTTAACTTGTTTCGGTGTTGGACCCGAGCACTGATACTTAAAGATTTTAGAGAATCAGAAGTGTTTAATGTTTTATGCTTAGAAAATTTGGAGCGTCTAGAGACACTAGAATTCTCGGATTGTGACAGTATGGAGGAGATAAAACTGGAAAAGCTGCATACATGGGTTTCTTCAAGTACTAATTATACTTCACGGTTTCACACATTAAGCATAGTTCAAATTAGGGGATGTTCCAAATTGAAAGACGTGACTTGGGTGATTCTTGCTCCAAATCTAAGGAGTCTCGTTGTATGGCAGTGTATAAAAATGGAAGAAATATTGAGTGAGGAAAAACTTGATGAAGTTGCAGGTGTGATTGGAATTCCATACCCTAAACCATTTCTAAAGCTTgagtcacttaatttaatttatctaCCGAAATTGAAACGCATATATCGGGATGCCCTACCCTTTCCATGTCTGACATTTATTCGAATATATAAGTGCAAAGAATTGAAGAAGCTTCCTCTCAACTCAGATAGTGCAAAAGGGAATCTGCTCAGCATTAAGGGAGAAAAATTTTGGTGGGAAAAAGTAGAATGGGAAGATAAAGCCACTCGACATGCTTTTCTCCCTTCTTTTAAGCCTTTTAAGCGTAGATACTAA